One Amycolatopsis sp. NBC_00355 genomic window carries:
- a CDS encoding nucleotide disphospho-sugar-binding domain-containing protein, with translation MRILFTTANQGSMFQPMVPLAWALRTAGHEVVVATQPDFVEEVTQAGLTAVPAGRQVDPRRLLVAMQVTEDMLEEAREGLHPPYDAVEDPSKADWESMLTGYVDDVERCRYEIFSMIGGLVEFAKSWQPDLVIWEPFTYAGAIAAKACGAAHARLLFGADVYGRAREIFRGFGQAEDPLAKWFASYGRKYGFEFTEDLITGDFTIDPMPASLQCEADLNYLHMRNVPYGGVAIAPWWLEIKPEKPRVALTMGLTATGHFAGYTIDIQDVLDALADLDVELYATVPEDEQEKLRSIPENALLMPYIPLHALASTCSVAINHAGVGTLSTFALHGVPQLTLPYHFDEPLIGRRFAATGAGLNMHGIPIDADTIRTNVLRLLEEPSFTEGAARLRDEMHALPTPNQLVGELEALTVKHRGGAS, from the coding sequence ATGCGCATCCTGTTCACCACCGCCAACCAGGGCAGCATGTTCCAGCCGATGGTGCCGCTGGCCTGGGCCCTGCGCACGGCCGGGCACGAGGTCGTCGTCGCCACGCAGCCCGACTTCGTCGAGGAGGTGACGCAGGCCGGGCTCACCGCGGTCCCGGCCGGTCGCCAAGTCGACCCGCGGCGGCTCCTCGTGGCCATGCAGGTCACCGAGGACATGCTCGAAGAGGCCCGCGAGGGCCTGCACCCGCCGTACGACGCCGTCGAGGACCCGTCGAAAGCCGACTGGGAGAGCATGCTCACCGGCTACGTCGACGACGTCGAGCGCTGCCGCTACGAGATCTTCTCCATGATCGGCGGGCTCGTCGAGTTCGCCAAGTCGTGGCAGCCGGACCTGGTCATCTGGGAGCCGTTCACCTACGCCGGAGCCATCGCCGCCAAGGCGTGCGGCGCGGCGCACGCGCGTCTGCTGTTCGGCGCCGACGTCTACGGCCGCGCCCGCGAGATCTTCCGCGGCTTCGGCCAAGCCGAAGACCCCCTGGCGAAATGGTTCGCTTCCTACGGCCGCAAGTACGGCTTCGAGTTCACCGAAGACCTCATCACCGGCGACTTCACAATCGACCCGATGCCGGCCAGCCTGCAGTGCGAGGCCGACCTCAACTACCTGCACATGCGCAACGTCCCGTACGGCGGCGTCGCGATCGCGCCGTGGTGGCTGGAGATCAAGCCCGAGAAGCCGCGCGTCGCGCTCACCATGGGCCTCACCGCGACCGGGCACTTCGCCGGGTACACGATCGACATCCAGGACGTCCTCGACGCGCTCGCCGACCTCGACGTCGAGCTGTACGCGACGGTGCCGGAGGACGAGCAGGAGAAGCTGCGCAGCATCCCGGAGAACGCGCTGCTGATGCCGTACATCCCGCTCCACGCGCTGGCGTCGACGTGCTCGGTCGCGATCAACCACGCCGGCGTCGGCACGCTCTCGACGTTCGCGCTGCACGGCGTCCCGCAGCTGACCCTGCCGTACCACTTCGACGAGCCGCTGATCGGCCGCCGGTTCGCGGCGACCGGCGCCGGGCTGAACATGCACGGCATCCCGATCGACGCGGACACGATCCGCACGAACGTCCTGCGGCTGCTGGAAGAGCCGTCGTTCACCGAAGGGGCGGCGCGGCTGCGCGACGAGATGCACGCGCTGCCGACGCCGAACCAGCTGGTCGGCGAGCTGGAAGCGCTGACCGTCAAGCACCGCGGCGGTGCCTCGTGA
- a CDS encoding nucleotide disphospho-sugar-binding domain-containing protein — translation MKVLFCALPQLTHFYATVPLAWALRTAGHEVRYATSPDFAEAVTDAGLTAVPVGPADAEDDEEIAEEAPAGLPAPYDLAESGSDWTDGHAEAFDAMVTYAFGEFNAPILDDLVAFARSWQPDLVLWEPFTYAGAFAAAACGAAHGRVLFGTDFLGVTHEWIHTHVPDDRLTEWLRTTAASLGVPYTDDLRSGHFTVDQLPSPLRLSSPELEYVPARYVAYGGPAEVPAWLRETPARPRIAVTLGTSATLEYGGYTVQVNDLLAALSTMDVEVVATVDGPVPDNVRAVPYVPLDALAPTCAAAIHHGGFGTLLTFARHGVPQLTLPHDFDAPLLGRKLAAQGAGLTVDPAQAGGRRIRWSVEQLLRNDGIQAAAAGLAGEIAAMPSPNDVVARLEELTTKHRGGRL, via the coding sequence GTGAAGGTCCTGTTCTGCGCCCTGCCGCAGCTGACGCACTTCTACGCGACGGTCCCGCTGGCCTGGGCGCTGCGCACGGCCGGGCACGAGGTCCGGTACGCGACCTCGCCCGACTTCGCCGAAGCCGTGACGGACGCCGGGCTCACCGCCGTCCCGGTCGGCCCGGCCGACGCCGAGGACGACGAGGAGATCGCCGAGGAGGCCCCGGCCGGGCTGCCCGCGCCGTACGACCTCGCGGAGTCGGGCTCGGACTGGACCGACGGGCACGCCGAGGCGTTCGACGCGATGGTCACCTACGCCTTCGGCGAGTTCAACGCGCCGATCCTCGACGACCTGGTCGCGTTCGCCCGCTCCTGGCAGCCGGATCTGGTGCTGTGGGAGCCGTTCACCTACGCGGGCGCGTTCGCCGCGGCGGCGTGCGGGGCGGCGCACGGCCGGGTGCTGTTCGGCACCGATTTCCTCGGCGTCACGCACGAGTGGATCCACACGCACGTCCCGGACGACCGGCTCACCGAGTGGCTCCGCACCACCGCCGCTTCGCTGGGCGTCCCCTACACCGATGACCTGCGGTCCGGGCACTTCACCGTCGACCAGCTGCCGTCACCACTGCGGTTGTCTTCGCCTGAGCTGGAGTACGTCCCGGCGCGGTACGTCGCCTACGGCGGCCCGGCGGAAGTTCCCGCCTGGCTGCGGGAAACCCCGGCACGCCCGCGGATCGCGGTCACCCTGGGCACGTCCGCGACGCTCGAGTACGGCGGCTACACCGTGCAGGTGAACGACCTGCTCGCCGCGTTGTCCACAATGGACGTCGAGGTGGTGGCGACGGTCGACGGGCCGGTGCCGGACAACGTGCGGGCCGTACCGTACGTGCCGCTCGACGCCCTGGCCCCGACCTGCGCGGCGGCGATCCACCACGGCGGGTTCGGCACGCTGCTGACGTTCGCCCGCCACGGCGTCCCCCAGCTGACCCTGCCGCACGACTTCGACGCGCCGCTGCTGGGCCGCAAGCTCGCGGCCCAGGGCGCCGGGCTGACGGTCGACCCGGCCCAGGCCGGCGGCCGCCGGATCCGGTGGAGCGTCGAACAGTTGCTGCGCAACGACGGCATCCAGGCCGCCGCGGCCGGGCTGGCCGGCGAGATCGCGGCGATGCCGAGCCCCAACGACGTCGTCGCCCGGCTCGAGGAACTGACCACGAAACACCGCGGAGGCCGGCTGTGA
- a CDS encoding nucleotide disphospho-sugar-binding domain-containing protein: MKVLCCVLPQLTHFYALAPLAWALRTAGHEVRVASTPGFTDAITRAGLTAVPLGHDPEPDPEDDTPEAQEARDALRRGLPKPYDLAEFTPTPADWTDERAEAFEMMVTYAFGEDNEPLLDGAVEFARAWRPDLVLWEPFTYSGALAAHACGAAHGRVLFGTDFLGVTHDWIRRFTPADHLTGWLTETASRHGLPYEDHLRAGHFTLDPLPPSLAVSLDALPVRYTPYGGAAVVPPWVTKPLDRPRVALTLGTSATEYSGYTVNVRDILAALSTMDIEVVATIADPESLGPIPSNARVVPYVPLDALAATCTAAIHHGGFGTLATFSRHGVPQLTLPYDFDAPLLARKLEEQGTGLTVHSDDATGPAVRDALHRLLTEPTFRTQAQTLRAEIEAQPGPNDLVAQLEQLTRKHQLT, encoded by the coding sequence GTGAAGGTCCTGTGCTGCGTCCTGCCCCAGCTGACGCACTTCTACGCGCTGGCGCCGCTCGCGTGGGCGCTGCGCACCGCCGGGCACGAGGTCCGGGTGGCGAGCACGCCGGGGTTCACCGACGCGATCACCCGTGCCGGCCTCACCGCCGTCCCGCTCGGCCACGACCCGGAACCCGACCCCGAGGACGACACACCCGAGGCGCAGGAGGCGCGCGACGCGTTGCGGCGCGGCTTGCCGAAGCCGTACGACCTCGCGGAGTTCACGCCGACGCCGGCCGACTGGACCGACGAGCGCGCCGAGGCGTTCGAGATGATGGTGACGTACGCGTTCGGCGAGGACAACGAGCCGCTGCTGGACGGCGCGGTCGAGTTCGCCCGCGCGTGGCGGCCGGACCTGGTGCTGTGGGAGCCGTTCACCTACAGCGGCGCCCTCGCGGCCCACGCGTGCGGCGCCGCGCACGGCCGGGTGCTGTTCGGCACGGACTTCCTGGGCGTCACGCACGACTGGATCCGTCGCTTCACCCCTGCCGATCACCTCACCGGGTGGCTCACCGAAACCGCGTCCCGCCACGGCCTCCCGTACGAGGATCACCTGCGGGCCGGGCACTTCACCCTCGACCCGCTCCCGCCGAGCCTCGCGGTTTCCCTGGACGCGCTCCCGGTCCGCTACACCCCGTACGGCGGCGCGGCGGTGGTCCCGCCCTGGGTGACCAAGCCTCTCGACCGGCCCCGCGTCGCGCTGACGCTGGGCACGTCGGCGACGGAGTACTCGGGCTACACGGTGAACGTCCGCGACATCCTGGCCGCATTGTCCACAATGGACATCGAGGTGGTGGCCACGATAGCGGATCCCGAATCTCTGGGCCCGATCCCGTCGAACGCGCGAGTGGTCCCGTACGTCCCCCTGGACGCCCTGGCGGCGACGTGCACGGCGGCGATCCACCACGGCGGTTTCGGCACCCTGGCGACGTTCTCCCGCCACGGCGTCCCGCAGCTGACGCTCCCGTACGACTTCGACGCGCCGCTGCTGGCCCGCAAGCTGGAAGAGCAGGGCACCGGCCTCACAGTCCACTCGGACGACGCCACCGGCCCGGCCGTCCGCGACGCCCTGCACCGACTCCTCACCGAACCGACGTTCCGCACCCAAGCCCAGACGCTACGCGCCGAAATCGAAGCCCAGCCGGGCCCGAACGACCTCGTCGCCCAACTGGAACAGCTCACCCGCAAGCACCAGCTCACCTGA